From Sodalis glossinidius str. 'morsitans', the proteins below share one genomic window:
- the tsuB gene encoding thiosulfate utilization sulfurtransferase TsuB/YeeD yields the protein MIKKLDVISQVCPFPLIEAQSAMAALQVGDELVIDFDCTQATESLPQWAAEQGHVVTDYQQVGSAQWSITLKKA from the coding sequence ATGATTAAGAAACTTGATGTCATCAGCCAGGTCTGCCCTTTCCCGCTTATCGAAGCGCAGTCCGCTATGGCGGCATTGCAAGTCGGTGATGAACTGGTTATTGACTTCGACTGTACACAGGCGACGGAAAGTTTGCCGCAATGGGCGGCGGAGCAGGGACATGTCGTGACCGATTATCAGCAAGTGGGCTCAGCCCAGTGGAGCATCACGCTGAAAAAAGCTTAG
- a CDS encoding helix-turn-helix transcriptional regulator — MGDPSDKDYMLFINQMKKNIKLYLSHIFNDSDLFTFAYFMMNKDDGQPAFMISDYPAGWLNQYRNYGYQKIDPVMLIACRKFTPFSWKNNPNMPDQNFYKMSSDYALDNGYTFTLHDPDNNLATLTISQMKQNAVFYDIIEKEKDKFQMLLITTHEKVIRFFDARKEQGSESEEEPCRLSPREKEVLFWASVGKTYNEISTILSIREGTVKFHIRNIINKLGVANAKHAITRAMELKLLS, encoded by the coding sequence ATGGGTGACCCAAGCGATAAGGATTATATGCTATTCATCAACCAGATGAAGAAAAATATTAAACTTTATCTTTCACATATATTTAACGATTCCGATCTTTTTACTTTTGCCTACTTCATGATGAATAAGGATGATGGACAACCTGCCTTTATGATATCTGATTACCCGGCGGGTTGGCTAAATCAATATCGTAATTATGGTTATCAAAAAATTGACCCGGTAATGCTGATCGCCTGCCGTAAGTTTACGCCTTTTAGCTGGAAAAATAATCCCAATATGCCAGATCAAAACTTTTATAAGATGTCGAGTGATTACGCACTTGATAATGGTTATACCTTCACGCTACATGATCCCGACAACAACCTGGCCACGCTAACGATAAGCCAGATGAAGCAAAATGCTGTATTCTATGATATAATAGAAAAAGAGAAAGATAAGTTTCAGATGTTGCTCATCACCACCCATGAAAAGGTTATCCGCTTTTTCGACGCACGTAAGGAGCAAGGGAGTGAGTCAGAAGAGGAACCCTGCCGGCTTTCGCCGCGGGAAAAAGAGGTGCTGTTCTGGGCAAGCGTGGGTAAAACATATAATGAAATCTCGACTATCCTGTCAATTCGCGAAGGAACAGTTAAATTCCATATTCGCAATATTATCAATAAACTTGGTGTGGCTAATGCGAAACATGCTATCACCCGGGCAA
- a CDS encoding GNAT family N-acetyltransferase, whose translation MNRSSGAITVRHYQEADRPFLRTLFLASRKANWLWLDDSQWQLEDFDAVTLGEKILVAEINQTIAGFASLSVQDRFLHNLFIAPQWQRQKVGTALLDACYPLCRGTMALKCLILNQRALRFYLNNGWRVITTGLAENGEYYLMHHRPPSASSRRQTASGHP comes from the coding sequence ATGAACAGGAGTAGCGGCGCAATTACCGTCAGACACTATCAGGAAGCGGACCGTCCTTTCTTGCGCACGCTATTTTTGGCTTCGCGCAAAGCGAATTGGTTATGGCTGGACGATAGCCAATGGCAGTTGGAGGATTTTGACGCGGTTACGCTGGGGGAAAAAATTCTGGTGGCGGAAATCAACCAGACTATCGCCGGCTTTGCTTCACTTTCGGTGCAGGATCGCTTTTTACACAATTTGTTTATAGCGCCACAATGGCAACGGCAAAAGGTCGGCACCGCTTTGCTGGACGCCTGCTATCCCTTATGCCGAGGCACGATGGCGCTAAAATGCCTGATCCTTAACCAGCGCGCGCTGCGCTTTTATCTGAACAACGGCTGGCGGGTCATTACCACCGGCCTGGCGGAAAACGGTGAATACTATCTGATGCATCACCGCCCCCCTTCGGCATCCTCGCGGCGGCAGACCGCTTCCGGACACCCTTGA